The Thalassophryne amazonica chromosome 8, fThaAma1.1, whole genome shotgun sequence genome includes a window with the following:
- the LOC117515730 gene encoding cholesterol side-chain cleavage enzyme, mitochondrial-like yields MAPNLTSLLHFPYDREKIGYYESVNIINPEDAAILFKAEGHYPKRLKVEPWTSYRDYRNQTYGVLLKNGEDWKSNRVILNKEVIAPKVQENFVPLLDEVGQDFVARVYKKIARSGQNKWTTDLSHELFKYALESVSSVLYGERLGLLLDYIDPDAQHFIDCITVMFKTTLPMLYIPPRLLRLCGAKVWRDHVEAWDGIFSQADHCIQNIYRKLRQETGSSKKYPGVLASLLMLDKLSIEDIKASVTELMAGGVDTTSVTLLWTLYELAKHPSLQEELRAEVAIARTESHGNMMEMLKRVPLVKGALKETLRLHPVAVSVQRYTTEDIIIQNYHIPSGTLVQLGLYAMGRDPRVFSRPEQYQPSRWLRTENQYFRSLGFGFGPRQCLGRRIAETEMQIFLIHMLENFRVEKQRHVEVQSTFELIILPEKPIILTLKPLQK; encoded by the exons ATGGCTCCTAATTTAACCTCCCTTTTACACTTTCCATATGACAGAGAAAAAATTGGTTATTATGAAAGTGTGAATATCATCAATCCGGAGGATGCTGCAATCTTGTTCAAAGCAGAGGGCCATTATCCAAAAAGGCTGAAGGTTGAACCCTGGACATCATACAGAGACTACAGGAATCAAACATACGGAGTTTTGCTCAA GAATGGAGAAGACTGGAAATCAAACCGGGTGATACTGAACAAAGAGGTGATTGCCCCCAAGGTGCAGGAAAACTTTGTGCCATTGCTGGATGAAGTGGGTCAAGATTTTGTGGCCAGAGTTTACAAAAAGATAGCGCGAAGTGGACAAAACAAATGGACTACTGACCTGTCTCACGAACTCTTCAAATACGCCTTAGAAT CCGTGAGCTCAGTGCTGTATGGTGAGAGACTGGGCTTGTTGCTGGACTACATTGACCCCGATGCGCAGCATTTCATTGACTGCATCACCGTTATGTTCAAGACGACTTTGCCCATGCTGTACATACCTCCGCGGCTGCTGAGGCTATGTGGTGCTAAGGTGTGGCGGGACCATGTGGAGGCTTGGGACGGCATCTTCAGTCAAG CGGACCACTGCATTCAGAACATCTACAGGAAGCTCCGCCAGGAGACGGGTTCTTCAAAGAAATACCCAGGAGTCCTAGCTAGCCTTCTCATGCTGGATAAGCTATCCATTGAAGACATCAAGGCCAGTGTCACTGAGCTAATGGCTGGAGGAGTTGATACA ACCTCAGTAACATTGTTGTGGACGTTGTATGAATTGGCCAAACATCCCAGcctccaggaggagctgaggGCAGAGGTAGCTATTGCCCGCACTGAAAGCCACGGGAACATGATGGAGATGCTGAAGCGGGTTCCCTTGGTCAAAGGAGCTCTGAAGGAAACACTGAG GTTGCATCCAGTTGCAGTGAGCGTGCAAAGATACACAACAGAAGATATTATTATTCAAAACTACCATATCCCATCTGGG ACTCTGGTCCAGTTAGGACTGTATGCAATGGGAAGAGACCCCAGGGTGTTTTCCCGTCCAGAACAGTACCAGCCTTCTCGATGGTTGCGGACAGAGAACCAATATTTCAGGAGCCTGGGCTTTGGATTTGGCCCACGTCAGTGTTTAGGGCGCAGGATAGCTGAGACGGAGATGCAGATCTTCCTAATCCAT ATGCTTGAGAACTTCAGAGTGGAGAAACAGCGTCACGTGGAAGTGCAGAGCACATTTGAGCTCATTATCCTACCAGAGAAGCCCATTATTTTGACTTTGAAGCCCCTACAAAAGTAG
- the ccdc33 gene encoding uncharacterized protein ccdc33 — MADDIIALRIQVAALEGQNSQLRTELSVHQDLSQNLLDSTDIEGVMKTEISERMGNIYSYVCCFSCSAEVSLKVKLASERSKVASQRDIINQLQNELIHKNESEKDLLKLQRVYTKQHKDMQSYQRCVAKIASLEILH; from the exons ATGGCAGACGACATCATAGCACTGAGGATTCAGGTGGCTGCTCTGGAGGGACAAAACAGTCAGCTCCGCACTGAGCTGTCTGTGCACCAGGACCTCAGCcaaaatctgctggatagcacagATATCGAAGGCGTGATGAAGACTGAGATTTCTGAGCGAATGGGTAAC ATTTATTCCTATGTGTGCTGTTTCTCCTGCTCTGCTGAAGTTTCCCTGAAAGTCAAGCTGGCCAGTGAGAGGAGTAAAGTTGCCTCACAAAGGGACATCATCAACCAGCTGCAGAATGAACTGATCCAC AAGAATGAGAGTGAGAAGGACCTGCTGAAGCTTCAGAGAGTCTACACTAAGCAGCACAAGGACATGCAAAGCTACCAGAGATGCGTTGCAAAGATAGCAAGTTTGGAGATATTGCATTAA